cctaacgtaacgtggcgaggagttaccctgatcttctaccatatattttgtggtcaccaatggtggtaataaaccctgttcattagtaataaaagcaccaccagcgctattttgatttttaaTGATGAcccttatcggatttggcatctgttcgggatctaaacggcgttgagcttgatcatactgttgcgtctgttgatatttaccagtaacaggtgcaggtggttgctaaagaaaataacacaaaaataatcatcagcaaatttgtaaattattagttg
The DNA window shown above is from Eurosta solidaginis isolate ZX-2024a chromosome 2, ASM4086904v1, whole genome shotgun sequence and carries:
- the LOC137240070 gene encoding protein transport protein Sec24C-like; the encoded protein is MPNPIRVIIKNQNSAGGAFITNEQGLLPPLVTTKYMVEDQGNSSPRYVRSSLYYIPATADLLKTTALSITLTVSPMAHTLSW